The genomic interval CGCCGGCATGCTGGTGACCGCCTACGCCATCGGCGTGATGGTGGGCGCCCCGATCATGACGCTGCTGTTCAGCCGCTTCGGCAAGCGCGGCGCGCTGATCGCACTGATGGCCATCTTCACCCTCGGCAACCTGCTCTCGGCCCTGGCGCCCGGCTACGGCACGCTGCTTGCCTCGCGCCTGATCACCAGCCTCAACCACGGCGCCTTTTTCGGGCTGGGGGCGGTGGTGGCCGCCAGCGTCGTGCCCCGCGAGAAACAGGCCAGTGCCATCGCCACGATGTTCATGGGCCTGACCCTCGCCAACATCGGCGGCGTCCCCGCCGCCACCTGGGTCGGCCAGCAGATCGGCTGGCGCATGGCCTTCGCCGGCACCGCGCTGCTCGGCATCCTCGCCATGGCCGCGTTGTGGTTCGCCTTGCCCAAGGGCGAGCGCGGCAGCGTGCCGGATGTGCGCCGCGAACTGGCGGTGATCGCCCGGCCCAACGTGCTCCTGGCCATGGCCGCCACGGTGCTCGGCGCCGGTGCCATGTTCACCCTCTACACCTATGTCGCCCCGGTGCTGGCCGAATTGACCGGCGCCTCGGACCGATTCGTCACCTTG from Pseudomonas ekonensis carries:
- a CDS encoding MFS transporter — its product is MKPGHVLTALAIGAFGIGTTEFTPMGLLPVIAEGMDVSIPSAGMLVTAYAIGVMVGAPIMTLLFSRFGKRGALIALMAIFTLGNLLSALAPGYGTLLASRLITSLNHGAFFGLGAVVAASVVPREKQASAIATMFMGLTLANIGGVPAATWVGQQIGWRMAFAGTALLGILAMAALWFALPKGERGSVPDVRRELAVIARPNVLLAMAATVLGAGAMFTLYTYVAPVLAELTGASDRFVTLGLVLIGVGFTLGNSLGGRLADWSLDGSARIFLGTLAVIMVLMPLVLGSHIGAALALLAWGMFTFAVVPPLQMRVMIAAAEAPGLASSINVGAFNLGNAVGAALGGGVISLDLGYAAIPVAGGLLAAGGLLLVWLGGRGEATDKAIGEAA